The proteins below come from a single Pichia kudriavzevii chromosome 2, complete sequence genomic window:
- a CDS encoding uncharacterized protein (PKUD0B07870; similar to Saccharomyces cerevisiae YLR142W (PUT1); ancestral locus Anc_8.348) — translation MYRILPSRVGSKKLVGLVQRNAKIRLISSTNGQKNTTVYPIPHIKSENVKPDMDSESSYLDTLTKKELFGYFVIGLATLNKPILSLVIKLFPYTPLWMIKALVYQNYCGGDDVKQVVKTGERLAERGIKNMMVSYTVEACDGKQMSVSIPQIIEETKSSVTNILTPHIRSMLKDATSKVENPVELSNAINEIPPGYVALKPTGLIENAAEVLLNYENPEYYDRYNELVSNCESVCEIAAKKNSELKAEYPQREAPFVSVVVDAERNDLQQGVYKLQRDLMAKFNRSAIKGAKPQVGDACVVGTVQMYLKESFGILELEDKLAREGNYILGWKLVRGAYIHSEPDRGVIHNTKEDTDKNYDAGILKSIHNMNSGNPTVGHLVVASHNGNTQLKATQLLEGLGMNSTADHVRYNVVLGQLLGMADNITYDLITNHNVKNIIKYVPWGPPLETKDYLLRRLEENGDAVRADSGWPLVKGIMSTFFKRLC, via the coding sequence ATGTACAGAATACTTCCTTCAAGAGTCGGATCTAAGAAATTAGTGGGACTCGTTCAGAGAAACGCAAAGATCAGACTAATTTCAAGCACAAATGGTCAAAAAAACACCACAGTATACCCAATCCCACATATAAAGTCAGAGAATGTTAAGCCTGATATGGATTCTGAATCTAGTTACCTTGATACATTGACAAAGAAAGAACTTTTTGGCTACTTTGTTATTGGGTTGGCCACACTTAACAAGCCCATTTTATCATTAGTTATCAAACTTTTCCCGTATACTCCATTATGGATGATCAAGGCATTGgtttatcaaaactattGTGGAGGAGATGATGTTAAACAGGTTGTCAAAACCGGTGAAAGGTTAGCAGAAAGAGGTATCAAAAATATGATGGTTTCTTACACAGTTGAAGCATGTGATGGTAAACAAATGTCTGTTAGTATTCCacaaatcattgaagagACTAAGTCCAGTGTTACCAATATATTGACTCCTCATATCAGATCTATGTTGAAAGATGCCACTTCCAAGGTGGAAAATCCAGTGGAACTATCAAATGCAATTAATGAAATTCCACCAGGTTATGTTGCCTTAAAACCAACAGGCCTAATCGAAAATGCCGCCGAAGTTTTGCTAAACTATGAAAACCCCGAGTATTATGACAGATACAATGAATTGGTTTCTAATTGTGAAAGTGTCTGTGAAATAGCTGCCAAGAAGAACTCTGAATTAAAGGCGGAATACCCACAAAGGGAAGCCccatttgtttctgttgtgGTTGATGCGGAACGTAATGATTTACAGCAAGGTGTCTACAAGTTACAACGTGATTTAATGGCTAAATTTAACAGATCCGCAATAAAAGGCGCTAAGCCACAAGTTGGAGATGCATGCGTGGTTGGTACCGTTCAAatgtatttgaaagaatcttTTGGGATATTAGAGCTTGAGGACAAACTAGCAAGGGAAGGAAATTATATATTGGGTTGGAAATTAGTTCGTGGAGCGTACATTCACTCTGAGCCTGATCGTGGCGTAATCCATAATACTAAGGAAGACACAGATAAGAACTATGATGCTGGTATCTTGAAGTCAATCCACAATATGAACAGTGGCAACCCAACTGTAGGACATTTGGTTGTTGCTTCTCACAACGGTAATACACAATTAAAAGCTACTCAACTGTTGGAAGGATTAGGCATGAATTCAACTGCAGACCATGTGCGTTATAATGTTGTACTAGGTCAACTATTAGGTATGGCTGACAACATAACCTACGATTTAATCACAAACCATAATgtgaaaaatatcatcaaGTATGTTCCTTGGGGACCACCATTAGAGACCAAAGATTATCTTTTGAGAagacttgaagaaaatggcGACGCTGTTCGTGCGGACTCTGGTTGGCCTCTAGTCAAGGGTATTATGTCTACCTTCTTCAAGAGGCTCTGTTGA
- a CDS encoding uncharacterized protein (PKUD0B07880; similar to Saccharomyces cerevisiae YLR143W; ancestral locus Anc_8.349) has protein sequence MKFVALVSGGKDSCFNILHCLAQGHELVCLANLYPAEPDNDEIDSYMYQTVGHDVLTLYEKCTGKPMYREPILGNASNQKLEYKKTENDETEDLYRLLDKVVKKHPDVEGVSVGAILSSYQRTRVEDVCSRLGLTSLAYLWQRDQGELMNEMCSSGMDARIIKVAAIGLNDSNLGMSLQEIHPTLLQLNKMFGVHICGEGGEFETSVLDAPFFKYGRIVITEKSIVKHTNDEVWYLKMKVGFEPKDVSDDPIDWKKHVVVPPLLNETFHEIYESGKIRDEYSVAKVNINEKYWKFNVYETDDKLYISNITSVEESIEGQVADIFKQLSGTLNQFELDFENIQSAKLLLQDMSNFVTINSIYVKYFTKPLPPARICVETMLPNNTHAQLSVVVLKELDAKVGLHVQGISYWAPCNIGPYSQAISSRNDQIVRISGQIPLIPMNMTLPTPKDDRLSSTLSLKHYHSIKEVTNYKNNLLTICFIKDCNLVSMVQEQFREYISLCEDEGYTGTENLVVVQVTELPKGSDVEWGGLSYREECESLNYDSDSLSEDEKENESKDAKDKVKVSYVDKLSEYSTFKDNRFYEIYGDVLQIDAEMPQHCEVFPAVAVYGASGNKSLAIVESTV, from the coding sequence ATGAAGTTTGTGGCTCTTGTGTCTGGTGGTAAAGACTCATGTTTTAACATCTTACACTGTTTAGCACAAGGACACGAGCTGGTGTGCCTAGCTAATCTGTATCCAGCCGAACCagataatgatgaaattgattctTATATGTATCAAACCGTGGGCCATGATGTCCTAACTTTGTACGAGAAATGTACCGGGAAACCAATGTATAGGGAGCCTATTTTGGGTAATGCAAGCAATCAGAAATTGGAGTATaagaaaactgaaaatgatgaaactgAAGATTTATACAGGCTTTTAGACAAAGTGGTGAAGAAACATCCTGATGTTGAAGGTGTTAGCGTTGGTGCAATTTTATCAAGCTATCAAAGAACAAGGGTAGAAGATGTATGCTCAAGGTTGGGATTGACATCATTGGCATATCTATGGCAACGTGATCAGGGTGAACTGATGAATGAAATGTGCAGCAGTGGGATGGATGCAAGAATCATTAAAGTAGCTGCCATTGGTTTAAATGATTCTAACTTGGGTATGAGTTTACAGGAAATACATCCAACTTTGTtacaattgaacaaaatgtTTGGAGTTCATATATGTGGTGAGGGGGGTGAATTTGAAACGAGTGTCTTGGATGCTccctttttcaaatatggTAGAATTGTCATCACCGAGAAAAGCATTGTTAAACACAcaaatgatgaagtttGGTATCTTAAAATGAAAGTTGGTTTTGAGCCAAAAGATGTAAGCGATGATCCAATCGACTGGAAGAAGCATGTTGTTGTTCCTCCGCTTTTAAATGAAACTTTCCACGAAATATATGAAAGTGGCAAAATTAGAGATGAGTATAGTGTTGCAAAAGTCAAcataaatgaaaaatattggaagTTCAATGTTTACGAAACTGATGACAAATTGTATATTTCTAATATAACATCAGTGGAAGAATCTATTGAGGGTCAAGTTGCTGACATTTTTAAGCAGTTAAGTGGGACATTAAATCAATTTGAGcttgattttgagaatattcAGTCAGCAAAGTTGTTACTCCAGGACATGAGCAATTTTGTCACAATAAACTCTATCTACGTGAAGTATTTCACTAAACCATTACCACCGGCACGTATATGTGTTGAGACGATGCTTCCAAACAATACACATGCACAATTATCGGTTGTGGTATTAAAGGAATTGGATGCCAAAGTTGGATTACATGTTCAAGGTATATCATATTGGGCACCATGCAATATTGGGCCTTACTCACAAGCGATTTCAAGTAGAAACGATCAAATAGTTCGGATAAGTGGACAGATTCCTTTGATTCCTATGAATATGACTTTACCAACGCCAAAGGATGACAGGCTAAGTTCAACTTTATCGTTGAAACATTACCACAGTATCAAGGAGGTTACCAATTACAAGAACAACCTTCTGACAAtttgttttatcaaagattGTAATCTGGTTTCCATGGTGCAGGAGCAGTTTCGAGAGTATATCTCATTGTGTGAAGATGAAGGGTATACAGGAACCGAGAACTTGGTAGTTGTTCAAGTGACCGAACTCCCCAAAGGGTCAGACGTCGAGTGGGGTGGATTGTCATACCGAGAAGAATGCGAATCACTCAACTACGATTCTGACTCTTTATCCGAAGACGAGAAAGAGAACGAGTCCAAGGACGCTAAGGACAAAGTCAAGGTTAGTTATGTTGACAAGCTATCGGAGTATTCCACGTTTAAAGACAATAGATTCTACGAGATCTACGGAGACGTTCTACAGATTGACGCAGAGATGCCTCAACATTGTGAAGTTTTCCCCGCCGTTGCAGTCTATGGTGCATCTGGGAATAAGTCACTGGCTATAGTAGAAAGCACCGTTTAG
- a CDS encoding uncharacterized protein (PKUD0B07890; similar to Saccharomyces cerevisiae YLR448W (RPL6B) and YML073C (RPL6A); ancestral locus Anc_4.341) yields MSAVQDQKVPKQTRKTARPHKLRPSLVPGTVLILLAGRFRGKRVVYLKHLEDNTLLVSGPFKVNGVPLRRVNARYVIATSTQIDISALDLSKFDVAYFAREKVSSKKSEKDFFGEGAPKKEIRSERIEDQKVVDKTLISEIKKTPLLKQYLASSFSLKSGDKPHEMKF; encoded by the coding sequence ATGTCTGCTGTTCAAGACCAAAAGGTTCCAAAGCAAACCAGAAAGACTGCTAGACCTCACAAATTAAGACCTTCTCTTGTTCCAGGTACCGTTTTAATCCTTTTAGCCGGTAGATTCAGAGGCAAAAGGGTTGTTTACTTAAAACATTTGGAAGACAATACCCTTTTAGTCTCCGGTCCTTTCAAGGTGAATGGTGTTCCATTGAGAAGAGTTAACGCAAGATACGTCATTGCAACTTCTACTCAAATTGACATTTCAGCTCTCGATTTGTCCAAATTCGATGTTGCCTACTTTGCAAGAGAGAAGGTCTCCTCTAAGAAATCCGAAAAGGATTTTTTCGGTGAAGGTGCtccaaaaaaggaaatcagATCCGAGAGAATTGAAGATCAAAAGGTTGTTGATAAGACTTTAATCTCCgaaatcaagaaaaccCCATTACTTAAACAATACTTAGCCTCGTCTTTCTCATTAAAATCCGGTGATAAACCACatgaaatgaaattttaa
- a CDS encoding uncharacterized protein (PKUD0B07900; similar to Saccharomyces cerevisiae YDR132C (YDR132C) and YLR108C (YLR108C); ancestral locus Anc_8.299) produces the protein MSSVRTAESISRQNIPQLLPHGEIYTINIGDKTFQLSGESLSFDGPSFFTDYFCANRNTKSITINRSPKVFKKICMYLQGYAIQIGNEYDYVHLLVDAAYYRLQKLKRGLVMEPMMVSVGGETFKIYRETLNSPGNSPNYFTLIHSTLMGNPFMENNSSIQPLPIQPNTLNRSPQLFKELLYGLHGHSIHIKSDLHRRDLIEECEYYRFFGLKQRLIKHQIRTNPFTNTEEITINHTDIKVSGLLNDTMDSIIGLNNSFTVVKYSRPYVDEGIYRDLVIQLESSEVNLMINTSLKFCNLLVYGETCMQLKKILSKVSDDYVYEQVDGMSKLIVLIQTADSVGKLNGMTMDKGWINTLMDLNADCNENSSLSKKGLEPDKVIVAKLLKSQWTIHVQGRSKVWMNCLKIDGVLDQSHYNEERVFL, from the coding sequence ATGAGCTCTGTTCGTACAGCagaatcaatttcaagGCAAAACATACCTCAGTTATTACCGCATGGAGAAATATATACAATTAATATAGGAGACAAAACGTTCCAATTAAGTGGCGAATCGCTATCTTTTGATGGGCCATCTTTTTTCACTGACTATTTTTGTGCCAATAGAAAcacaaaatcaataacaatTAACCGATCACCTAAGGTTTTTAAGAAGATTTGTATGTATTTACAGGGGTATGCGATACAAATTGGAAATGAATATGACTATGTCCATCTATTAGTAGATGCAGCATATTATCGATTACAAAAGCTAAAAAGAGGTTTAGTAATGGAACCCATGATGGTGTCTGTTGGGGGTGAAACTTTTAAAATTTACAGGGAAACTTTGAATTCACCGGGGAACAGTCCAAATTATTTTACACTAATCCATAGTACACTGATGGGAAATCCATTTATGGAAAACAACAGTTCAATTCAACCGTTGCCTATTCAGCCAAACACTTTGAACAGAAGCCCTCAATTATTTAAGGAACTATTGTATGGTTTACATGGGCACAGCATACATATTAAAAGTGATTTGCATCGACGTGACTTGATTGAAGAATGCGAGTATTATAGGTTCTTTGGACTTAAACAGCGACTTATCAAACATCAGATAAGAACGAATCCATTCACAAACACAGAAGAAATTACAATAAACCATACAGATATCAAAGTAAGCGGATTGCTAAATGATACCATGGATTCCATTATTGGTTTGAACAACTCCTTCACTGTTGTCAAGTATTCTAGGCCGTATGTCGATGAAGGTATATATAGGGACCTCGTGATCCAATTAGAATCATCGGAGGTGAATCTAATGATCAACACATCGTTGAAGTTTTGCAATTTACTAGTTTACGGAGAAACCTGTATgcagttgaaaaaaatactttcAAAGGTTTCTGACGATTATGTTTACGAACAAGTGGATGGGATGTCGAAGTTGATTGTTCTAATTCAGACAGCTGATAGCGTTGGTAAATTGAACGGTATGACGATGGACAAAGGATGGATAAATACTCTGATGGACCTAAATGCAGATTGTAATGAAAACAGCtcactttcaaagaaaggATTAGAGCCTGATAAGGTAATTGTTGCGAAATTACTAAAGTCCCAATGGACAATACATGTACAAGGCCGTTCCAAAGTTTGGatgaattgtttgaaaattgaTGGTGTTTTAGACCAATCACATTATAATGAAGAAAGGGTGTTCTTATAG
- a CDS encoding uncharacterized protein (PKUD0B07910; similar to Saccharomyces cerevisiae YDR165W (TRM82); ancestral locus Anc_8.355) translates to MKHPFQHILLDKTGDYFFAAAINSVFLFKISTGSAEAKLLASWTDEVDPYYTIRKHHKELLEQYEKQQREKKEAEDAAKAEEEPATVVNENNKRVIPEEQIPASTKQVMNKKPKLPLPGPGAPPTYTYIRDMCLSRDNQYLIVTTDNDKAVVIFKINYSETEPSKVFELVKRQPISKRPSAVCTSMDDSKVIIADKFGDVYSIFLKDTEVIDDSKLVPILGHVSMLTCVQNAIDENGKEVVMTADRDEHIRISYFPKSYVIKKILFGHKEFISSFILPEWCNGKVLVSAGGDSFIATWLWQSAEEGKELKCKFEVDDLVKDKLNDKHLVPEKFQDDSGNLVEYCISKLVALNKTKQIAVIFERISSVFIFDLSEDGELSFNKEYKVSSDIVTITAAKDQLICSLDDMSQCLEIFDINEDKSLTVSKNASKLIESINNANDSVIGDIDELIPLFNTNYMRKRRLH, encoded by the coding sequence ATGAAACATCCATTCCAGCACATATTGCTTGATAAAACAGGTGACTACTTTTTTGCAGCTGCAATCAActctgtttttttgttcaaaatatcTACCGGTAGTGCAGAAGCTAAGCTATTAGCATCATGGACAGATGAAGTTGATCCATACTATACCATCAGAAAACACCATAAAGAACTGCTAGAACAATACGAGAAGCAACAAAGggagaagaaagaagcGGAAGACGCTGCAAAAGCGGAAGAGGAGCCTGCTACTGTCgttaatgaaaataacaagAGGGTTATACCAGAAGAACAAATACCGGCCTCTACAAAGCAGGTTATGAAtaagaaaccaaaattaCCTTTACCAGGTCCAGGTGCACCCCCTACATACACATATATCAGAGATATGTGTTTGTCCCGTGACAACCAATATCTAATTGTTACTACAGATAATGATAAAGctgttgttattttcaaaattaattACAGCGAGACAGAGCCTTCCAAGGTTTTCGAACTAGTCAAGCGTCAGCCAATCTCTAAACGTCCATCTGCAGTGTGTACTTCTATGGATGACTCGAAAGTCATCATCGCAGATAAATTTGGTGATGTTTATTCGATATTCTTAAAAGACACAGAAGTTATTGACGATTCCAAATTGGTTCCAATATTAGGTCATGTATCCATGTTAACATGTGTTCAAAatgcaattgatgaaaatggtaAAGAAGTAGTAATGACTGCTGATAGGGATGAACATATTCGTATTTCATATTTCCCCAAATCATATgtcatcaaaaaaattctATTTGGTCATAAAGAATTCATTTCTTCGTTCATATTACCTGAATGGTGTAACGGTAAAGTTCTTGTAAGTGCAGGTGGTGATTCATTTATTGCTACTTGGTTATGGCAAAGTGCTGAAGAAGGTAAAGAGCTGAAATGtaaatttgaagttgatgatttggtcAAGGACAAATTGAACGATAAGCATTTGGTACCAgagaaatttcaagatgATTCTGGCAATTTGGTCGAATACTGTATTTCTAAGCTTGTCGCTTTGAATAAAACAAAGCAAATAGCTGTGATTTTTGAGAGAATTTCATCGGTATTCATTTTTGATCTTTCAGAAGATGGTGAATTATCATTTAATAAAGAATATAAAGTGAGCTCAGATATCGTCACAATCACAGCAGCGAAAGACCAGCTTATCTGCAGTCTTGATGATATGTCCCAATGCTTAGAAATATTCGATATTAATGAAGATAAGAGTCTAACAGTCTCGAAGAATGCGTCTAAATTAATTGAGTCTATCAATAATGCAAATGATTCTGTCATTGgtgatattgatgaattgatcCCATTGTTTAATACAAACTATATGAGAAAGAGACGTCTACACTAG
- a CDS encoding uncharacterized protein (PKUD0B07920; similar to Saccharomyces cerevisiae YLR146C (SPE4); ancestral locus Anc_8.354): MSELTHPLIVDGWFREISDEYFPGQSFALKVEEILYASKSEFQDILVFKSTNFGNVLVLDGIIQVTERDEFAYQEMISHVPLFAHPNPKKVLVIGGGDGGVLREVVKHECVESATLVEIDDMVIQLSKKFLPNMAKSYENEKVRVVLQDGFKYLKDCENLRDDEKYDVIITDSSDPDGPAEAFFQIDYFRLLNNALTKDGIVISMASENIWLNLSNLKKLKNVCEKVFPVVKSCYCTIPSYTSGQISLMVCSKNKEIDVSKPNRVSERETELFKYYNHKIHSASFVLPTWADKELN, translated from the coding sequence ATGAGTGAACTAACGCATCCATTGATTGTTGATGGATGGTTCAGAGAGATAAGTGATGAATATTTCCCTGGACAATCTTTTGCCTTGAAAGTTGAGGAAATCTTGTATGCTTCAAAGTCTGAATTTCAAGATATTTTAGTTTTCAAGTCAACAAATTTTGGTAATGTACTTGTGCTTGACGGTATAATCCAAGTTACTGAGCGTGATGAATTTGCATACCAAGAAATGATTTCACATGTTCCACTGTTTGCGCATCCTAATCCAAAGAAAGTATTAGTTATTGGGGGTGGTGACGGGGGTGTTTTAAGGGAAGTTGTTAAACACGAATGTGTTGAAAGTGCCACATTAGTTGAAATCGATGACATGGTCATTCAATTGTCTAAGAAATTCCTACCAAATATGGCAAAATCTtatgagaatgaaaaagttAGAGTTGTACTACAAGATGGATTTAAATACCTCAAAGATTGTGAAAACCTAAGAGATGACGAAAAATATGATGTCATTATAACGGACTCCTCAGATCCTGATGGACCCGCTGAAgctttctttcaaatagaTTATTTCAGATTATTAAACAATGCATTAACCAAAGATGGTATTGTCATTTCAATGGCATCTGAAAACATTTGGTTAAATTTGAGTAAtctgaaaaaattgaagaatgtaTGTGAAAAGGTTTTCCCTGTTGTTAAATCATGTTACTGTACTATTCCGTCATATACATCTGGACAGATCTCTTTGATGGTGTGTAGTAAAAACAAGGAGATTGATGTGAGTAAACCAAACAGGGTTTCAGAACGGGAAACTgaattattcaaatacTACAACCATAAGATTCATAGTGCAAGTTTTGTGTTGCCTACATGGGCTGACAAAGAACTCAATTAA
- a CDS encoding uncharacterized protein (PKUD0B07930; similar to Saccharomyces cerevisiae YLR145W (RMP1); ancestral locus Anc_8.353): MLFYFIFSFVVHLHYSFFKFGNLYKAKTELVTLLALFQQTMSGLLDSFTRIRPVDIPLPYDESLYLSLLDEFQIIHLVYHRNLNQHHVAKWWSDLDILRRHLRKVLLLIHDIDEIRTLRRLTGVQWNDGKKTFVKVFEVPKMTERSTFKGKKSTKRELKLKKHNQLDDVKAVELINGKLKLLFKEVRYLNKKCIQRCYWSFMGVIELGQFVNIGFTVVGALAKVFSLLKQFDDTGLNKPITEMERVEEMEVNNKKEVEEGKKDIESGRGFDIGEPIDIEGPAPIAQPIDSERPSTIESVTGQSSKKKKKSSAIEDIFGGTTKKKKKKKSKNTMDDIFGF, translated from the coding sequence AtgttattttattttattttttcattcgTAGTCCATCTACATtactcttttttcaaatttggaaatttatACAAAGCCAAAACGGAGTTGGTCACTTTACTTGCTCTATTCCAACAAACAATGTCTGGATTACTTGATTCTTTTACGAGGATCCGTCCCGTCGATATCCCTCTTCCCTACGACGAGTCTTTGTATCTCTCTCTTTTGGACGAATTCCAGATAATCCATTTGGTTTATCACCGAAATTTAAATCAACATCACGTAGCTAAATGGTGGTCCGATCTAGATATATTGAGAAGACATTTAAGGAAAGTTCTACTGCTGATCCATGATATCGATGAAATACGAACTTTACGTAGATTGACGGGCGTACAATGGAATGACgggaaaaaaacttttgttAAAGTGTTTGAAGTACCCAAAATGACCGAGAGGTCTACCTTCAAAGGTAAAAAGTCTACAAAGAGAGAACTCAAGCTGAAAAAGCATAACCAGTTGGATGATGTGAAGGCCGTCGAATTAATCAATGGAAAACTGAAATTACTGTTCAAAGAAGTTCGTTATCTGAATAAAAAATGTATACAAAGGTGCTATTGGTCGTTTATGGGTGTCATTGAGCTTGGTCAGTTTGTTAATATTGGGTTTACCGTTGTGGGGGCTCTTGCCAAagttttttcattgttgaaaCAGTTTGACGATACTGGTCTGAACAAACCAATCACGGAAATGGAACGCGTGGAAGAAATGGAGgttaataataaaaaggaggttgaagaaggtaagaaagatattgaaagtgGTAGGGGTTTCGATATCGGGGAACCTATTGATATTGAGGGTCCTGCTCCTATTGCACAACCTATCGATAGCGAACGACCTTCTACGATTGAATCCGTAACCGGGCAGAGTTctaagaaaaagaagaagtcaaGTGCCATCGAAGATATATTTGGAGGTACcacaaagaagaagaagaagaaaaaatcaaagaatacAATGGACGATATATTCGGGTTTTAA
- a CDS encoding uncharacterized protein (PKUD0B07935; similar to Saccharomyces cerevisiae YPR021C (AGC1); ancestral locus Anc_8.129) has product MQFTTVSVLALASVVVADQVLTQIGDGQIQAPTTGNQEVTTKTSTPETTKETTKTTPPATTEKTTTSSTPAPAPSNETQTEFENAAPKAVIGSGLVAIAGLAALL; this is encoded by the coding sequence ATGCAATTCACCACCGTTTCCGTTTTAGCTTTAGCTTCCGTCGTCGTTGCAGACCAAGTCCTCACccaaattggtgatggtCAAATCCAAGCTCCAACCACTGGTAACCAAGAAGTCACCACCAAGACTTCTACTCCAGAAACCACCAAGGAAACCACCAAGACCACTCCTCCAGCAACCACCGAGAAGACCACCACTTCTTCTACCCCAGCTCCAGCTCCATCTAACGAAACTCAAACTGAATTCGAAAATGCTGCTCCAAAGGCTGTCATTGGTTCTGGTTTAGTTGCAATTGCAGGTTTAGCTGCTTTATTATAA
- a CDS encoding uncharacterized protein (PKUD0B07940): MSAEAYRETLDRSLQLSIQSLKDIAEEGADLNDIRRKLILDTSSLVTAKNSFRRDIEDLNSKYLQKRQLNDSNFNNTFLTKWEIQRIKNSRLYSNLMEVIREIPDLRTDLLNDVSIENFQDYFVEKKEFERIISEDIGNLHNFIIPKNVDAELSEIFEKSDINKFKLVQLHDKYYNKKISNLNDSLRKWESKLNRLKSFKDDAIKFKNEIEDVNMDEHNDQVSDVEIDDDYVDGDGDADIDGDADVASDADVDGDADGDADADIDHEHDDEMTEDYVGEQNVQKIDYSHEELMDIDDEEGKIQSPDQPYENASGFNNDEIEGIES, from the coding sequence ATGTCTGCTGAAGCATATCGCGAGACACTGGACAGATCTTTGCAGCTCTCAATACAGTCATTGAAAGATATAGCAGAGGAGGGTGCAGATTTAAACGATATCAGAAGGAAACTCATTTTGGATACGTCGTCTCTAGTGACAGCGAAAAACTCATTCAGGAGAGACATTGAAGATCTGAACTCAAAATATCTGCAAAAGAGGCAACTAAATGACTCGAACTTTAATAATACCTTTTTAACGAAGTGGGAAATTCAGAGAATCAAAAACTCGAGATTATACAGTAATCTAATGGAGGTGATTAGGGAAATACCAGATTTGAGAACAGACTTACTGAATGATGTATCAATTGAGAATTTCCAAGATTACTTTGTCgaaaaaaaggaatttGAGAGAATCATCTCAGAGGATATTGGAAACCTGCATAATTTTATAATACCGAAGAATGTGGACGCCGAATTATCTGAAatatttgagaaatcaGATATCAACAAGTTCAAGTTGGTTCAATTACATGATAAATattacaacaaaaaaatctcaaatttAAACGATTCTTTGAGGAAGTGGGAATCCAAGTTGAATAGACTgaaatctttcaaagatgatgctatcaaattcaaaaatgaaattgaagatgttaaTATGGATGAACACAATGATCAAGTATCAGATGTcgaaattgatgatgactATGTTGATGGTGACGGTGACGCAGATATCGATGGTGATGCAGATGTAGCTAGTGATGCAGATGTAGACGGTGATGCGGATGGCGACGCAGATGCAGATATAGACCATGAgcatgatgatgaaatgaCAGAAGACTATGTGGGGGAGCAGAACGTGCAGAAAATTGATTACAGCCACGAGGAATTGATGGATATTGACGATGAAGAGGGGAAAATACAATCTCCAGACCAACCATACGAGAACGCCTCTGGTTTtaataatgatgaaatagaAGGCATAGAAAGCTAA